Proteins encoded within one genomic window of Actinoplanes octamycinicus:
- a CDS encoding DUF4153 domain-containing protein, producing MADSPPEQRHPSDPPPPAAPEAAPQLLVMPPTSAIPSMVWPGSDGEPAWAIPVQIPSGTRGYALFVPMVAVQEAAGSVPAAASPATATPASAAAAAPDATIAPAATIAPAATAAPAATVAPVATAAASAEAAVAAEAEASAQAASAQTASAQTASAQTASAQTASAQTASAQTASAQTASAQTASAQTASAQTASAQTASAQTGSVQAGAAGAAAPGSDKSEESDGARSGDQTAYPSAGAGAAEKPESPAPARTPADSVTAGPGPRITPATARPTPAAAGPASTAGPASAAGPASAAGSAPSTARPASTSGSAPAAARPGPPEEWPAAAFPQTPQNGPQRPPQRPQPVRHFGAYQPEPTPWQRFRDKHWPGPAATRGRAVPAGVLAGALGVACFVPLDRVGIGWFLGWLVLTAGVIGAVRRSADLSHAERWIRSGWAVAALLLLAVPAIRNAWWLVTFSVLGALGCAALAIVGGRQIRSILFSLVAAPYAAFRGIPWVRSHLQSSGRNPGMARRIGFSIGLTVLVLLVFGALLSSADVVFSDSLGKIVPDLNVGSVFRWVFLAVLGGLIAVAGIYTLSAPPVTSSLDTPGRGRFGLVEWAPAAAALVLLFGGFVAVQFTVLFGGNKHVLKTSGLSYAEYARSGFWQLVAVTLLSLALIAGLARWARRDEPVERVLLRVLLGLVCALSVVIVASALSRMWEYQRVYSFTGERIFVMSAELLLGTVFVMIALAGIRWRGRWIPRATVALAVLMLLGLAGLDPEGYAASRNAARYEGSGKIDAWYLRALSADATPALTELPDPVRRCTLSWIADDLREPDPWYAWNLGRQRARAALKKLPPGAIGNHKDCRRADQFDLPKKRR from the coding sequence GTGGCCGATTCGCCACCCGAGCAACGACATCCGTCGGACCCGCCGCCACCAGCGGCACCCGAGGCGGCGCCGCAACTTCTGGTGATGCCGCCGACCAGCGCCATCCCGTCAATGGTGTGGCCAGGCTCGGACGGCGAGCCGGCCTGGGCCATCCCGGTGCAGATCCCGTCGGGGACGCGGGGTTACGCGCTGTTCGTGCCGATGGTCGCCGTGCAGGAGGCGGCCGGCTCGGTCCCGGCCGCCGCCTCACCCGCGACCGCGACTCCGGCCTCGGCGGCGGCTGCGGCCCCGGACGCGACGATCGCGCCCGCCGCGACCATCGCCCCCGCCGCGACTGCGGCTCCGGCCGCGACCGTCGCACCCGTCGCGACGGCCGCTGCTTCCGCTGAGGCCGCTGTCGCTGCTGAGGCTGAGGCGTCGGCTCAGGCCGCGTCGGCTCAGACCGCGTCGGCTCAGACCGCGTCGGCTCAGACCGCGTCGGCTCAGACCGCGTCGGCTCAGACCGCGTCGGCTCAGACCGCGTCGGCTCAGACCGCGTCGGCTCAGACCGCGTCGGCTCAGACCGCGTCGGCTCAGACCGCGTCGGCTCAGACCGCGTCGGCTCAGACCGGGTCCGTTCAGGCCGGTGCGGCCGGTGCTGCTGCTCCCGGATCCGACAAGTCCGAAGAGTCGGATGGGGCGCGATCCGGCGACCAGACGGCTTACCCTTCGGCCGGCGCGGGAGCGGCCGAGAAGCCCGAGTCGCCCGCCCCCGCCCGCACCCCGGCCGACTCGGTGACCGCCGGTCCCGGCCCCCGGATCACCCCGGCCACCGCCCGGCCCACGCCGGCCGCCGCAGGGCCGGCTTCGACCGCCGGGCCGGCTTCGGCTGCCGGGCCGGCTTCGGCTGCCGGGTCCGCGCCGTCCACCGCAAGGCCCGCTTCGACTTCCGGCTCCGCGCCGGCCGCCGCTCGCCCCGGCCCGCCGGAGGAGTGGCCCGCTGCGGCCTTCCCGCAGACCCCGCAGAATGGACCGCAGCGCCCTCCGCAGCGCCCCCAGCCGGTCCGGCACTTCGGCGCCTACCAGCCGGAGCCGACCCCGTGGCAGCGCTTCCGGGACAAGCACTGGCCAGGACCGGCGGCCACCCGCGGCCGCGCCGTCCCGGCCGGTGTGCTGGCCGGCGCGCTCGGCGTCGCCTGTTTCGTCCCGCTGGACCGGGTCGGCATCGGCTGGTTCCTCGGCTGGCTGGTGCTGACCGCCGGCGTCATCGGCGCGGTCCGGCGCTCCGCCGACCTGTCGCACGCCGAGCGGTGGATCCGTTCCGGCTGGGCGGTAGCGGCGCTCCTCCTGCTCGCCGTCCCGGCCATCCGCAACGCCTGGTGGCTGGTGACGTTCAGTGTGCTCGGCGCGCTCGGCTGCGCGGCGCTGGCCATCGTCGGCGGCCGGCAGATCCGGTCGATCCTGTTCAGCCTGGTGGCCGCCCCCTACGCGGCCTTCCGTGGCATCCCGTGGGTGCGCAGTCACCTGCAGTCCAGCGGCCGCAACCCGGGGATGGCCCGGCGGATCGGCTTCTCGATCGGTCTCACCGTGCTGGTCCTGCTGGTCTTCGGCGCGCTGCTCTCCTCGGCCGACGTGGTCTTCTCCGACTCGCTCGGCAAGATCGTGCCCGATCTCAACGTCGGCTCGGTGTTCCGCTGGGTCTTCCTGGCCGTGCTCGGTGGCCTGATCGCGGTGGCCGGCATCTACACGCTGTCCGCCCCGCCGGTCACGTCCAGCCTGGACACTCCGGGCCGGGGCCGGTTCGGCCTGGTCGAGTGGGCGCCGGCCGCCGCCGCGCTGGTGCTGCTCTTCGGCGGTTTCGTCGCGGTGCAGTTCACCGTCCTCTTCGGCGGCAACAAGCACGTCCTCAAGACCAGTGGGCTCAGCTACGCCGAGTACGCCCGGAGCGGTTTCTGGCAGCTGGTCGCGGTCACCCTGCTCTCGCTGGCGCTGATCGCCGGACTGGCTCGCTGGGCCCGGCGCGACGAGCCGGTCGAGCGGGTCCTGCTGCGCGTCCTGCTCGGCCTGGTCTGCGCGCTGAGCGTGGTCATCGTCGCCTCGGCGCTCTCCCGGATGTGGGAGTACCAGCGGGTCTACAGCTTCACCGGTGAGCGGATCTTCGTGATGTCCGCCGAGCTGCTGCTCGGCACCGTCTTCGTGATGATCGCGCTGGCCGGCATCCGGTGGCGCGGCCGGTGGATCCCGCGGGCCACCGTGGCGCTGGCTGTGCTGATGCTGCTCGGCCTCGCCGGCCTCGACCCGGAGGGTTACGCGGCCAGCCGCAACGCCGCCCGTTACGAGGGATCCGGCAAGATCGACGCGTGGTACCTGCGGGCGCTCTCCGCGGACGCCACCCCGGCGCTGACCGAGCTGCCCGATCCGGTCCGCCGCTGCACGCTGAGCTGGATCGCCGACGACCTCAGGGAACCCGATCCCTGGTACGCCTGGAACCTCGGCCGGCAGCGGGCCCGGGCGGCGCTCAAGAAACTGCCGCCGGGCGCGATCGGCAACCACAAGGACTGCCGCCGCGCCGACCAGTTCGACCTGCCGAAGAAACGTCGCTGA
- a CDS encoding ABC transporter permease, whose product MRDLVAAEWLKVRTLRSTWAFLAGGMAATALGALILSFLVQSYDAATPADRANFETADPTVVTMPFVMFFIGAIGAMLITSEFTTRSIGPSLLAVPQRRLLIGAKATVAGLVGLGCGALFALLAFADARLLLGDRPAPLNPWPQWTDAIPTVLCATLITLVTCLVAMGLGALVRSTAAALTTLGGLVLVAPIFAHFLPTVWQLRLASVLLPNLTPQLAGSDHPYLLSQGGAAAVAAGYVLLALLAGAISFSRRDA is encoded by the coding sequence ATGCGCGATCTGGTGGCGGCGGAGTGGCTGAAGGTCCGCACGCTCCGCTCGACCTGGGCGTTCCTGGCCGGCGGCATGGCCGCGACGGCGCTCGGCGCCTTGATCCTCTCCTTCCTGGTGCAGTCCTACGACGCGGCCACCCCAGCCGACCGGGCGAACTTCGAGACGGCCGATCCCACCGTGGTGACCATGCCGTTCGTGATGTTCTTCATCGGTGCGATCGGCGCCATGCTGATCACCAGCGAGTTCACCACCCGGTCGATCGGGCCCTCGCTGCTCGCCGTGCCGCAGCGCCGCCTGCTGATCGGCGCCAAGGCGACGGTGGCCGGGCTGGTCGGCCTCGGCTGCGGCGCGCTGTTCGCGCTGCTCGCCTTCGCCGACGCCCGGCTGCTGCTCGGCGACCGGCCGGCGCCGCTCAACCCGTGGCCGCAGTGGACCGACGCGATCCCGACCGTTCTCTGCGCCACGCTGATCACGCTGGTCACCTGCCTGGTGGCGATGGGTCTGGGCGCGCTCGTCCGGTCCACCGCGGCGGCGCTGACCACGCTGGGCGGGCTGGTGCTGGTGGCGCCGATCTTCGCGCACTTCCTGCCGACCGTGTGGCAGCTGCGGCTCGCCTCGGTGCTGCTGCCCAACCTCACCCCGCAGCTGGCCGGCAGCGACCATCCCTACCTGCTCTCCCAGGGCGGCGCGGCCGCAGTGGCCGCCGGTTATGTGCTGCTCGCCCTGCTGGCCGGCGCGATCAGCTTCAGCCGCCGCGATGCCTGA
- a CDS encoding ABC transporter ATP-binding protein: protein MIELRELTKRYGDTTAVDRLSFEVRPGVVTGFLGPNGAGKSTTMRMMLGLHRPTSGEALIGGRRYAEIHRPLHEVGAVLDADAAHPGRSAFTHLACLARSNGIGKARVTAVLDRVGLAGVAHKRVGGFSLGMKQRLGIAGALLGDPAVVLLDEPVNGLDAAGIRWIRSTLRSLAAEGRTVLLSSHLMSEMALTVDRVLIIGRGRLIEDTSVAEMRDRFEQDVLVRTPRPAELTGLLTRLGATVTRTGDGDLVAVGVDAPAIGDAAAAASIPVHGLTPRSATLEDVYLQMTDEAAEYRAALTTEGR from the coding sequence ATGATCGAGCTACGAGAGCTGACCAAACGGTACGGCGACACCACCGCCGTCGACCGGTTGTCGTTCGAGGTCCGCCCGGGTGTGGTGACCGGTTTCCTCGGGCCGAACGGGGCCGGCAAGTCCACCACCATGCGGATGATGCTCGGCCTGCACCGCCCGACCTCGGGCGAGGCCCTGATCGGCGGCCGGCGCTATGCGGAGATCCACCGCCCGCTGCACGAGGTCGGCGCGGTGCTGGACGCCGACGCCGCGCACCCCGGCCGCAGCGCCTTCACCCACCTGGCCTGCCTGGCCCGCAGCAACGGGATCGGCAAGGCCCGGGTGACCGCGGTGCTGGACCGGGTCGGCCTGGCCGGCGTGGCGCACAAGCGGGTCGGCGGTTTCTCGCTCGGCATGAAGCAGCGGCTCGGCATCGCCGGCGCCCTGCTCGGCGATCCGGCGGTGGTGCTGCTCGACGAGCCGGTGAACGGTTTGGACGCGGCCGGCATCCGGTGGATCCGATCGACTCTGCGTTCGCTGGCCGCGGAGGGCCGCACGGTGCTGCTCTCCAGCCACCTGATGAGCGAGATGGCGCTCACCGTCGACCGGGTGCTGATCATCGGCCGCGGCCGGTTGATCGAGGACACCTCGGTGGCCGAGATGCGCGACCGGTTCGAGCAGGACGTGCTGGTCCGCACGCCGCGGCCGGCCGAGCTGACCGGACTGCTGACCCGGCTCGGCGCGACGGTGACCCGGACCGGCGACGGCGACCTGGTCGCGGTCGGCGTGGACGCGCCGGCCATCGGCGACGCCGCCGCGGCCGCGTCGATCCCGGTCCACGGGCTGACCCCGCGCAGCGCCACGCTCGAAGACGTCTATCTGCAGATGACCGACGAGGCCGCGGAGTACCGCGCCGCCCTCACGACGGAAGGCCGATGA
- a CDS encoding sensor histidine kinase, with the protein MTRADRFRLPGALVDVPVAALLTYLTGVAVLDPPGPAWPGPAAVAWLAAAATGLPLVVRRRWPLPVFVVITPAAAVATAAGVVGLGMIPLTWFPAALALYTAASRSGRVAAALALAGGLAAPAVTIPWLYLRTGVSSADAPVSEVPLYWQVELGVVVVLLIAAWVTGRLIRWRRTLQAEAAHRLARDAVTDERLRIARELHDIVGHSLSLIAVKATVANHLADKPGETRAALEVIEKTSRSALTEIRRLLDVLRDDDDPAAELAPAPGAADLVHLADRLRSTGLRVELDVSGTEQLPTAVGLTVYRIVQESLTNVVKHADADLCWVTVRADGGNVDIQVADDGRGMHAARRSRGGQGLIGMHERVTMYGGTLATDPRPGGGFQVVAAIPYTAAEETA; encoded by the coding sequence ATGACTCGTGCCGATCGTTTCCGGCTGCCCGGTGCGCTCGTCGACGTGCCGGTCGCCGCCCTGCTGACCTATCTGACCGGCGTCGCCGTCCTGGACCCACCGGGTCCGGCCTGGCCCGGCCCGGCCGCGGTGGCGTGGCTCGCCGCCGCGGCGACCGGGCTGCCGCTGGTGGTCCGCCGCCGCTGGCCGCTGCCGGTGTTCGTGGTCATCACGCCGGCCGCGGCGGTCGCCACCGCGGCCGGCGTGGTCGGCCTCGGGATGATCCCGCTGACCTGGTTCCCGGCCGCGCTCGCGCTCTACACCGCGGCCTCCCGGAGCGGCCGGGTGGCGGCCGCGCTCGCCCTGGCCGGCGGCCTGGCCGCGCCGGCCGTCACCATCCCTTGGCTCTACCTGCGCACCGGTGTCTCCTCGGCGGACGCCCCGGTGAGCGAGGTGCCGCTGTATTGGCAGGTCGAGCTCGGCGTGGTCGTCGTGCTGCTGATCGCCGCCTGGGTCACCGGCCGGCTGATCCGCTGGCGGCGCACCCTGCAGGCGGAGGCGGCGCACCGGCTCGCCCGCGACGCGGTGACCGACGAGCGGCTGCGGATCGCCCGTGAGCTGCACGACATCGTCGGGCACAGCCTGAGCCTGATCGCGGTGAAGGCGACCGTCGCCAACCACCTGGCCGACAAACCGGGCGAGACCCGGGCGGCGCTGGAGGTCATCGAGAAGACCAGCCGATCGGCGCTCACCGAGATCCGGCGGCTGCTGGACGTGCTGCGCGACGACGACGACCCGGCCGCCGAGCTGGCCCCGGCCCCCGGCGCCGCGGATCTGGTCCATCTCGCCGATCGGCTGCGCTCCACCGGCCTGCGGGTCGAGCTCGACGTCAGCGGCACCGAGCAGCTGCCCACGGCAGTCGGCCTGACCGTCTACCGCATCGTCCAGGAGTCGCTCACCAATGTGGTCAAACACGCCGACGCTGACCTGTGCTGGGTCACCGTGCGGGCCGACGGCGGCAATGTGGACATCCAGGTCGCCGACGACGGCCGGGGCATGCACGCGGCCCGCCGCAGCCGTGGCGGACAGGGCCTGATCGGCATGCACGAGCGGGTGACCATGTACGGCGGCACGCTCGCCACGGACCCGCGCCCGGGCGGTGGATTCCAGGTGGTCGCCGCCATTCCGTACACCGCAGCCGAGGAGACCGCGTGA
- a CDS encoding response regulator has product MTESPAVPEIRVLLAEDHSLIRETFRSLLNGSPGFTTVGEAGDGAEAVRLAHQLRPDVVLMDVRMPVMDGIEATRRICAAPETSAVRVLMLTTFDLDEYVFAALEAGASGFLVKDTTAGELLAGVRLVAAGEALLAPQITRRLIDAFTSRRKPVSGTPRGLETVTDREREVLALIAGGLSNTEIAEHLHLGVGTVKTHIGRLLHKLAARDRAQLVIAAYESGLVTVRDGGSR; this is encoded by the coding sequence GTGACCGAGTCGCCAGCCGTGCCGGAGATCCGGGTCCTGCTCGCCGAGGACCATTCGCTGATCCGGGAGACCTTCCGGTCGCTGCTCAACGGCTCGCCCGGCTTCACCACGGTCGGTGAGGCCGGCGACGGCGCGGAGGCGGTCCGGCTGGCCCACCAGCTCCGGCCGGACGTGGTCCTGATGGACGTCCGGATGCCGGTGATGGACGGCATCGAGGCGACCCGGCGGATCTGCGCGGCGCCGGAGACCTCCGCGGTCCGGGTGCTCATGCTGACCACCTTCGACCTCGACGAGTACGTGTTCGCCGCACTGGAGGCGGGCGCCAGCGGCTTCCTGGTCAAGGACACCACGGCCGGCGAGCTGCTCGCCGGGGTCCGGCTGGTCGCGGCCGGCGAGGCGCTGCTCGCGCCCCAGATCACCCGCCGGCTGATCGACGCCTTCACGAGCAGGCGCAAACCCGTCTCCGGTACGCCGCGCGGCCTCGAGACGGTCACCGACCGGGAGCGTGAGGTGCTCGCCCTGATCGCCGGTGGACTGTCGAACACCGAGATCGCCGAGCACCTGCACCTGGGCGTCGGCACGGTGAAGACCCACATCGGACGGCTGCTGCACAAGCTCGCCGCCCGGGACCGTGCGCAGCTGGTGATCGCCGCCTACGAGTCGGGTCTGGTGACCGTCCGGGACGGGGGCTCGCGCTGA
- a CDS encoding methyl-accepting chemotaxis protein, translated as MSPAKLHTLLNRMPIGRALRTGFTVVIAFLLVSAAVAAFFLIRATRQVGELAGTGVPAMQVAGDISGLMNKYRKEQWEYLALPLDDAESRKDTIDGMAEEDADMRALFADYRALSTSAETRAILASFEDHWDKYVKATAAEVALADAGKAAEARETFDSGAGDEQWDGLKESLAALGDRHTAESEATSTAADRQAIIAFGALAALLTAAVTVALTVRRTLTRRITDGLGQLSTAARGIARGELDQRVHVEAEDEVAQVAAAFDDMVAYLTAKAEISQRMATGDLAVSAPAASAGDRLGTAFTEMIENLNDSVRQVHRSVDDLDGASAQLDGASQEIRAAAAEVVSNAERQVELVSAAQRAARDTSAYVDEGVDTVSNLTRVMRDLDDKAARIGGIVEAITRIAGQTNLLALNAAIEAARAGTQGAGFAVVAGEVRNLAEESGEAAQTIAALVAEIQQTSAEAVTVVDDQARGAFERIAEGTAGLHSALDAVGSFAGANKGSTERMAAATSTAADQVRQLTATATGLREVAGRFSVRGS; from the coding sequence GTGTCCCCCGCCAAGCTGCACACCCTGCTGAACCGGATGCCGATCGGGCGCGCCCTGCGCACCGGGTTCACCGTGGTCATCGCGTTCCTGCTGGTCTCCGCGGCGGTCGCCGCCTTCTTCCTGATCCGGGCCACCCGTCAGGTCGGTGAGCTGGCCGGGACCGGTGTGCCGGCGATGCAGGTGGCCGGCGACATCAGCGGCCTGATGAACAAGTACCGCAAGGAGCAGTGGGAGTATCTCGCGCTGCCGCTGGACGACGCGGAGAGCCGCAAGGACACCATCGACGGGATGGCCGAGGAGGACGCCGACATGCGCGCCCTGTTCGCCGATTACCGGGCGCTGTCGACGAGCGCCGAGACCCGCGCCATCCTGGCCTCGTTCGAGGACCACTGGGACAAGTACGTCAAGGCCACCGCCGCCGAGGTCGCGCTGGCCGACGCGGGCAAGGCGGCCGAGGCCCGGGAGACCTTCGACAGCGGCGCGGGCGACGAGCAGTGGGACGGCCTCAAGGAGAGCCTGGCCGCGCTCGGCGACCGGCACACCGCCGAGTCCGAGGCGACCAGCACGGCCGCCGACCGGCAGGCGATCATCGCGTTCGGCGCGCTGGCGGCGCTGCTGACCGCCGCCGTCACCGTCGCCCTGACGGTCCGCCGGACACTGACCCGCCGGATCACCGACGGCCTGGGGCAGCTGTCCACCGCCGCCCGCGGCATCGCCCGGGGCGAACTCGACCAGCGGGTGCACGTCGAGGCCGAGGACGAGGTGGCCCAGGTGGCGGCCGCGTTCGACGACATGGTCGCCTACCTGACCGCCAAGGCGGAGATCTCGCAGCGGATGGCCACCGGCGACCTCGCGGTATCCGCGCCGGCCGCGTCCGCCGGTGACCGGCTCGGCACCGCCTTCACCGAGATGATCGAGAACCTGAACGACTCGGTCCGCCAGGTGCACCGGTCGGTCGACGACCTGGACGGCGCCTCGGCCCAGCTGGACGGCGCGTCCCAGGAGATCCGGGCGGCCGCCGCCGAGGTGGTCAGCAACGCCGAGCGGCAGGTGGAGCTGGTCTCCGCGGCGCAGCGGGCGGCCCGGGACACCTCCGCCTACGTCGACGAGGGCGTGGACACGGTGAGCAACCTGACGCGGGTGATGCGCGACCTGGACGACAAGGCCGCCCGGATCGGCGGGATCGTCGAGGCGATCACCCGGATCGCCGGGCAGACCAACCTGCTGGCGCTCAACGCGGCGATCGAGGCGGCCCGGGCCGGCACCCAGGGCGCCGGTTTCGCCGTGGTCGCCGGCGAGGTGCGCAACCTGGCCGAGGAGAGCGGCGAGGCGGCGCAGACCATCGCCGCGCTGGTCGCCGAGATCCAGCAGACCAGCGCCGAGGCGGTCACCGTGGTCGACGACCAGGCGCGCGGCGCGTTCGAGCGGATCGCCGAGGGCACCGCCGGGCTGCACTCGGCGCTGGACGCGGTCGGCTCCTTCGCCGGCGCGAACAAGGGCTCGACCGAGCGGATGGCGGCCGCGACCTCGACGGCCGCGGACCAGGTGCGGCAGCTGACCGCCACCGCGACCGGGTTGCGGGAGGTGGCGGGGCGCTTCTCGGTACGCGGAAGCTGA
- a CDS encoding serine/threonine-protein kinase, with protein sequence MSGWQLSGYTSVRPLGAGASGAVVLATHDESGTPVAIKYLVHVLGDDASFRAAFRREAELLGQVDDPHVSRLYEYVESADGAAIVMELVNGVSLRQMLREHGPTSPEAALCVLKGSLAGLGAAHAHGVVHRDYKPENVLVTGEGQSKLADFGIATPVGHGTGTVVTGTPRYMAPEQWTGAPATPACDIYAATATFFECLTGNPPYDGANLFALHDQHANALIPTDPAPPPVHDLLRRGMAKQATDRPPDAFAFLDLLEQVAGAAYGDEWEDRGLRELARRAALLAALWPFPDGSGGATSFATTTLGGTEAGRPGGVLRNRKLTVVAAATVVAALLAGGVGYHYAAAAEESPVAADLVVPGTSGVTATPAAATTPAAAPATSTGEPAPTPTTTVPADPGSTPTKSATASPTTSVTTSKTATPSPSASTSPTPPPDTTAPEVGAAGAKPARLEAEGCKYGNRTSTVVVTVTDDRSGPGELKVSFRYTLGGTTPTVAMSPAGGNSFQGTLGPLPAPRTATRIPISVVAADAAGNSARSASPAYVSLDNICTPG encoded by the coding sequence ATGAGCGGCTGGCAACTGTCCGGCTACACCTCGGTTCGTCCGCTCGGCGCCGGAGCGTCGGGCGCCGTCGTGCTCGCCACTCACGACGAGAGCGGCACCCCGGTCGCGATCAAATATCTGGTGCACGTCCTCGGGGACGACGCCTCGTTCCGGGCCGCCTTCCGGCGCGAGGCGGAGCTGCTCGGGCAGGTCGACGACCCGCACGTCTCCCGGCTGTACGAGTACGTGGAGTCCGCCGACGGCGCGGCCATCGTGATGGAGCTGGTCAACGGCGTGTCGCTGCGCCAGATGCTGCGCGAGCACGGCCCGACCAGCCCGGAGGCGGCGCTGTGCGTCCTGAAGGGCTCGCTCGCCGGGCTCGGCGCGGCGCACGCCCACGGTGTCGTGCACCGTGACTACAAGCCGGAGAACGTGCTGGTCACCGGCGAGGGGCAGAGCAAGCTCGCCGACTTCGGCATCGCCACCCCGGTCGGGCACGGCACCGGGACCGTCGTCACCGGCACGCCGCGGTACATGGCCCCGGAGCAGTGGACCGGCGCCCCGGCCACACCGGCCTGCGACATCTACGCCGCCACCGCCACCTTCTTCGAATGTCTCACCGGCAATCCGCCGTACGACGGCGCGAACCTGTTCGCCCTGCACGACCAGCACGCCAACGCGCTCATCCCGACCGATCCGGCGCCGCCGCCGGTGCACGACCTGCTCCGCCGGGGCATGGCCAAACAGGCCACCGACCGGCCACCGGACGCGTTCGCCTTCCTGGACCTCCTGGAGCAGGTGGCCGGCGCGGCGTACGGCGACGAGTGGGAGGACCGCGGCCTGCGCGAGCTGGCCCGCCGGGCCGCCCTGCTGGCCGCGCTGTGGCCGTTCCCGGACGGCAGCGGGGGCGCCACCAGCTTCGCCACCACGACGCTCGGCGGCACCGAGGCCGGGCGCCCCGGCGGCGTGCTCCGCAATCGCAAGCTGACCGTGGTGGCCGCCGCCACCGTCGTCGCGGCGCTGCTGGCCGGCGGCGTGGGGTACCACTACGCCGCGGCCGCCGAGGAGTCCCCGGTCGCCGCCGACCTGGTGGTTCCCGGAACGTCCGGTGTCACCGCCACCCCGGCCGCCGCGACCACACCGGCGGCCGCCCCGGCGACCTCGACCGGCGAGCCGGCTCCGACCCCGACCACGACGGTGCCGGCGGACCCGGGCAGCACGCCCACCAAGTCGGCGACCGCCTCGCCCACCACCAGCGTCACCACCAGCAAGACCGCCACGCCGAGCCCGTCGGCCAGCACCTCCCCGACGCCGCCGCCCGACACCACGGCTCCCGAGGTCGGCGCGGCCGGCGCGAAACCGGCCAGGCTGGAGGCGGAGGGCTGCAAGTACGGCAACCGCACGAGCACCGTGGTGGTCACCGTCACCGACGACCGGAGCGGACCGGGCGAGCTGAAGGTCAGCTTCCGCTACACCCTGGGCGGCACGACGCCGACCGTCGCCATGAGCCCGGCCGGCGGGAACAGCTTCCAGGGGACGCTGGGTCCGTTGCCGGCGCCGCGGACGGCCACCCGCATCCCGATCTCCGTGGTCGCGGCCGACGCCGCCGGCAACTCGGCGCGGTCGGCGTCACCGGCGTACGTGAGCCTCGACAACATCTGCACCCCCGGTTAG